A genomic window from Micromonospora violae includes:
- the eccD gene encoding type VII secretion integral membrane protein EccD, translating into MTVAATDMCRLVVHGPQRQLEVAVPADVPVADLLPVLLTHLGDGLADAGLAHGGWVLQRLGEPPLAEESSVASLGLHDGDQVYLRPRSDQIPPVHFDDLADGLATGVRSRAGLWRPEMIRWSALGVLVLLLVLGLVVVALPGPPIVRAFAAALIALICLGGAFSCTRAAGDRGFGLVAAFGGIAYAFLAGLIAPDATQRDAALSLGSAQLFTGAVAAGVIALLAGFLLGWAGPLTVGVFSAAVYGAVGAGLAAFVNQPAGSAAAVVVVLATVLTVPVPLIAFKLAKIRLAPLPTEPEHLQEEIDPEPSDVLLAQTAQADRFMTGLYLGNGLATAIAMLLLVLTDGWAAWTLAGLVALVRLLALRPMTSAWHRLASAVPAVLGLALMALLTLADAAPLSRLAVAAGSLPIAGLALFALGSKLPNRRIMPYWGRVGDIAQLLSTVAMLPVLLALLGAYGAARALAG; encoded by the coding sequence ATGACTGTTGCCGCCACCGACATGTGCCGCCTCGTGGTCCACGGACCGCAGCGGCAGCTGGAGGTTGCCGTACCAGCAGATGTGCCGGTCGCCGACCTGCTGCCGGTGCTGCTGACCCATCTGGGAGACGGGTTGGCCGACGCGGGGCTGGCCCACGGGGGCTGGGTGCTGCAACGGTTGGGCGAACCACCCCTGGCCGAGGAGAGCAGCGTCGCCTCCCTCGGGCTGCACGACGGCGACCAGGTCTATCTGCGTCCCCGCTCGGACCAGATTCCACCCGTGCACTTCGACGACCTCGCGGACGGACTCGCCACCGGAGTCCGTAGCCGCGCCGGCCTCTGGCGCCCGGAGATGATCCGGTGGTCCGCGCTGGGTGTGCTGGTTCTGCTCCTCGTGCTCGGACTTGTTGTCGTGGCGCTGCCCGGCCCGCCGATCGTCCGGGCGTTCGCCGCCGCTCTGATCGCGCTGATCTGCCTGGGCGGCGCGTTCAGCTGCACCCGGGCCGCGGGCGACCGTGGCTTCGGGCTGGTCGCGGCCTTCGGCGGGATCGCCTACGCGTTCCTGGCCGGCCTGATCGCACCGGACGCCACGCAGCGTGACGCGGCGCTCAGCCTCGGCTCGGCGCAGCTCTTCACCGGTGCGGTCGCCGCCGGGGTGATCGCGCTGCTCGCCGGGTTCCTCCTCGGCTGGGCCGGTCCGCTCACCGTCGGGGTCTTCAGCGCGGCGGTGTACGGGGCCGTCGGCGCCGGACTGGCCGCGTTCGTCAACCAGCCCGCGGGTAGCGCGGCGGCGGTCGTCGTGGTGCTCGCGACCGTGCTGACCGTGCCGGTTCCGCTGATCGCGTTCAAGCTGGCGAAGATCCGGCTCGCCCCGCTGCCCACCGAGCCGGAACACCTGCAGGAGGAGATCGACCCGGAGCCGAGCGACGTGCTGCTCGCGCAGACGGCCCAGGCCGACCGCTTCATGACCGGCCTCTACCTGGGGAACGGGCTTGCCACCGCGATCGCGATGCTCCTGTTGGTGCTGACCGACGGCTGGGCGGCGTGGACGCTCGCCGGGCTGGTCGCGCTGGTCCGGCTGCTGGCGTTGCGTCCGATGACCAGCGCCTGGCACCGGCTGGCGTCGGCCGTGCCCGCCGTGCTCGGGCTGGCGCTGATGGCGCTGCTCACCCTCGCCGACGCGGCGCCGCTGTCGAGGCTCGCAGTGGCGGCCGGCTCGCTGCCGATCGCCGGGCTGGCGCTCTTCGCGCTCGGCAGCAAGCTGCCGAACCGCCGGATCATGCCGTACTGGGGCCGGGTCGGCGATATCGCGCAGCTGCTCAGCACCGTCGCCATGCTGCCGGTCCTGCTCGCCCTGCTGGGTGCGTACGGCGCAGCCCGGGCACTGGCGGGCTGA